A single genomic interval of Blattabacterium sp. (Nauphoeta cinerea) harbors:
- a CDS encoding glycine--tRNA ligase produces MKKCSHFFDFLISHAKTYGFIFPSSEIYGGLNAIYDYGPHGVELKNNIKEFWWKSMTQLHDNIIGLDSSILMHSDIWRASGHVNKFSELLIDNKDSKKRYRPEILIQEYVEDKFFNDPKKKEKTLSRLSQSLKKKDLVDIKVLIDELCICDPISKTKNWTNIRHFNMMFKIQNEKDLYLRPETAQGIFSNFQNIIKSNRMKIPFGIAQIGKSFRNEIFSRKFLFRMREFEQMEMQFFILPAEEIKWYEYWKKNRLKWHLELNLEYKKYYKLCDHDHLSHYESAGSDIVFHFPFGFQEIEGIHSRRDFDLKNHEFFSKKKLRIFELKKNYIPYVIETSLGLDRLFLAIFSSSLKKEKLENRKIRIVLKLPYYLSPIKAAIFPLVRKDGLPEIAKRIFNDIRIHHRLVYDEKESIGKLYRRQDAIGTPFCLTVDYDTIKTDTVTIRNRDSMKQKRIHIKEISKIIERETGLRKILKKLSYII; encoded by the coding sequence ATGAAAAAATGTAGTCATTTTTTTGATTTTTTAATTTCTCACGCGAAAACTTATGGTTTTATTTTTCCTTCTAGCGAAATTTATGGTGGATTAAATGCTATTTATGATTATGGTCCACATGGAGTGGAATTAAAAAATAATATAAAAGAATTTTGGTGGAAGTCCATGACTCAACTTCATGATAATATAATAGGATTGGATTCTTCTATTCTTATGCATTCTGATATTTGGCGTGCATCCGGTCATGTTAATAAATTTAGTGAATTATTAATTGACAATAAAGATTCTAAAAAAAGATATCGTCCTGAAATTCTGATTCAAGAATATGTAGAAGATAAATTTTTCAATGATCCTAAAAAAAAAGAAAAAACATTATCTCGTTTGTCTCAATCTTTGAAAAAAAAGGATTTGGTAGATATAAAAGTTTTAATTGATGAGTTGTGTATTTGTGATCCTATTTCTAAAACAAAAAATTGGACCAATATCCGTCATTTTAACATGATGTTCAAAATACAAAATGAAAAAGATTTATATCTTCGTCCTGAAACAGCTCAAGGTATATTTTCTAATTTTCAAAATATTATAAAATCAAATAGAATGAAAATTCCATTTGGAATTGCACAAATAGGGAAATCGTTTAGAAATGAAATTTTCTCCAGAAAATTTCTATTTAGAATGCGGGAATTTGAACAAATGGAAATGCAATTTTTTATTCTTCCAGCAGAAGAAATAAAATGGTATGAATATTGGAAAAAAAATCGATTAAAATGGCATTTAGAATTAAATTTAGAATATAAAAAATATTATAAATTATGTGATCATGATCATCTATCTCATTATGAAAGTGCAGGATCAGATATAGTGTTTCATTTTCCTTTTGGATTTCAAGAAATAGAAGGAATTCATTCTCGTAGAGATTTTGATTTAAAAAATCATGAATTTTTTTCTAAAAAAAAATTAAGAATTTTTGAATTAAAAAAAAATTATATACCTTATGTTATAGAAACATCTCTAGGGTTAGACCGTCTTTTTTTAGCTATATTTTCTTCTTCATTAAAGAAAGAAAAATTGGAAAATAGAAAAATACGTATCGTATTAAAATTGCCATATTATTTATCTCCAATTAAAGCTGCTATATTTCCATTAGTTAGAAAAGATGGATTACCAGAAATAGCAAAAAGAATATTTAACGACATAAGAATTCATCATAGATTAGTATACGATGAAAAAGAATCCATTGGAAAATTATATCGAAGACAAGACGCCATAGGAACTCCATTTTGTTTGACTGTAGATTACGATACTATAAAAACAGATACAGTAACTATAAGAAATCGAGATAGTATGAAACAGAAAAGAATTCACATAAAAGAAATATCAAAAATTATAGAACGAGAGACTGGATTAAGAAAAATTTTAAAAAAATTATCTTATATAATTTAA
- the pheT gene encoding phenylalanine--tRNA ligase subunit beta, producing the protein MKISLNWLKKYVFPLDIEENKISNILTDIGLTVKGINNIDKDLVLDVEITPNRTDAMSHYGIARDLYAVLKFRGYKVNLLKPVINKGIHYNTKPHIQVFVKIHEKCIRYSGMFIYKIKIEPSPYWLISRLKSIGIKSINNIIDTMHFVMYELGQPIHIFDMDQIENGKIIITNADKNTNFQSSDNVTIKLDEEDLIICDAMKPLSIAGMINHVESNINIRTKNIFIGSACFNPIIIRNFIKKHSIKIKAQHLFEKDTDPNQTIYALQRIAFLIKNIMKNNVSCSDIIDFYPNPISFSKIKLRYQKIINIIGKKISIKKIKKILSLLEITIHSENNKCLFISVPSYRTDVQREIDVIEEILRIYGIHKIPIYHQIKTPFIFPKVFYKTEYEIQKIFSEQLTCYGFQEIISSTMTNEKKYSCLLNSFFHRKGIQVINPVNQTYKVMRSSLLFSIIDCIKYNYNNNRINSSIKFFELGKIYYKINNKFLEKSYLGMAISQKEKIKSQNSPFFYLKGIIEQIFQKSGIYNYTQILSEHPLLENGISILYDHKNLVELGKFKNNVLKKNEIFYAEIDWRYLVSIIQEKKIIYIPFSKYPSSRRDLCLLVDKTISFEKINQIVKKKENHIIKKIQIYDLYEGINLPISKKSYTISFFFESQKETLTDKIISDSMKEIELFLKQELKAEIREK; encoded by the coding sequence ATGAAAATATCATTGAATTGGCTTAAAAAATATGTCTTTCCTCTTGATATAGAAGAAAATAAAATATCAAACATATTAACCGATATTGGATTAACAGTAAAAGGGATCAATAACATTGATAAGGATCTTGTTCTCGATGTTGAAATAACACCTAATCGTACAGATGCTATGAGTCATTATGGAATTGCACGTGATTTATATGCTGTTTTAAAATTTAGGGGATATAAAGTGAATTTATTAAAACCAGTAATAAATAAAGGGATTCATTACAATACAAAACCCCATATTCAAGTTTTTGTGAAAATACATGAAAAATGCATAAGATATTCCGGAATGTTTATTTACAAAATAAAAATAGAACCATCTCCATACTGGTTAATTTCTAGATTAAAATCTATAGGAATAAAATCTATAAATAATATAATAGATACAATGCATTTTGTCATGTATGAATTAGGGCAACCTATACATATATTTGATATGGACCAGATAGAAAATGGAAAAATTATAATAACAAATGCAGATAAAAATACGAATTTTCAATCTTCAGATAATGTTACAATAAAACTTGATGAAGAAGATTTGATTATTTGTGATGCCATGAAACCATTATCTATAGCTGGGATGATTAATCATGTGGAATCTAACATAAATATTAGGACCAAAAATATTTTTATTGGAAGTGCTTGTTTCAATCCTATTATTATTCGAAATTTTATAAAAAAACATTCTATAAAAATAAAAGCACAACATCTTTTTGAAAAAGACACTGATCCTAATCAGACTATATACGCTTTACAAAGAATAGCTTTTCTCATTAAGAACATCATGAAAAATAATGTATCATGTTCTGATATAATTGATTTTTACCCTAATCCTATATCTTTTTCAAAAATTAAACTTCGTTATCAAAAAATTATAAATATTATAGGAAAAAAAATATCGATAAAAAAAATTAAAAAAATTTTATCATTGTTAGAAATAACGATTCATTCCGAAAATAATAAATGTTTATTTATTAGTGTCCCATCCTATCGAACAGATGTTCAAAGAGAAATAGATGTAATTGAAGAAATATTACGAATTTATGGAATTCATAAAATTCCAATATATCATCAAATAAAAACGCCATTTATTTTTCCTAAAGTCTTTTATAAAACAGAATATGAAATACAGAAAATATTTTCTGAACAATTAACTTGCTATGGTTTTCAAGAAATAATTTCTTCTACTATGACAAACGAAAAAAAATATTCTTGTTTACTCAATTCTTTTTTTCATAGAAAAGGAATTCAGGTTATCAATCCAGTAAATCAAACTTATAAAGTTATGCGTTCTAGCTTATTATTCAGTATAATAGATTGCATAAAATATAATTATAATAATAATCGAATCAATTCTAGTATAAAATTTTTTGAATTAGGGAAAATATATTATAAAATAAATAATAAATTTTTAGAAAAAAGCTACCTGGGAATGGCTATATCGCAAAAAGAAAAAATTAAATCTCAAAATTCCCCTTTTTTTTATTTAAAAGGAATTATTGAACAAATATTTCAAAAAAGTGGAATATACAATTATACTCAAATACTTTCTGAACATCCATTATTGGAAAATGGTATTTCTATATTGTATGATCATAAAAATTTAGTTGAACTTGGAAAGTTTAAAAATAATGTTTTAAAAAAAAATGAAATATTTTATGCAGAAATTGATTGGAGATATTTAGTATCTATCATTCAAGAAAAAAAAATAATTTATATTCCATTCTCAAAATATCCCTCTTCAAGAAGAGACTTGTGTTTATTGGTAGATAAAACTATTTCGTTTGAAAAAATTAATCAAATAGTTAAAAAAAAAGAAAATCATATAATCAAAAAAATACAAATATATGATTTATATGAAGGGATAAATTTACCTATATCAAAAAAGTCTTATACTATAAGTTTCTTTTTTGAAAGTCAAAAAGAAACATTGACTGATAAAATTATTAGTGATTCAATGAAGGAAATTGAATTGTTTTTGAAACAAGAATTAAAGGCTGAAATAAGAGAAAAATAA
- the dnaN gene encoding DNA polymerase III subunit beta produces the protein MYFSISSSSLLRKLHTLYKIININDLSSSITLVISKKNQLKIIWGLNSKNVIHTYVKINVKKYTKEKVIISIKFMIDVLITFSNEKLVIKKKENTLNIYSKQGIYEIPTYNDSNYTNIVCQSSFFARIYLSSNYFLKILNKTLFATGNEELEPILNGVFFQFLTNEGIFVATDTYKLVKYTIKNFKTNKSVQFIISKKCLNIIQNILNDEIKSNIIIEYRNKNNIVFYFKNHIFLCQPINEKYPNYHSVIPPHNKCHASLIFNKLLLLNTIKRISIFSRKKENFIDFHFNHQKLKICNQININNSVSEIECQVIFNNLKNIKIGFNSQFLIEILSSLNEDFVYFEFYSKMGVIKPLYKKKKKNLFLY, from the coding sequence ATGTATTTTTCTATTTCTAGTTCTTCTCTATTAAGAAAATTACATACTTTATATAAAATCATAAATATTAATGATTTATCTAGTTCAATTACTCTTGTAATTTCTAAAAAAAATCAATTAAAAATTATATGGGGGTTAAATTCAAAAAATGTAATTCATACATATGTCAAAATAAATGTTAAGAAATATACGAAAGAAAAAGTAATTATATCTATTAAATTTATGATAGATGTTTTAATTACGTTTTCAAATGAAAAACTTGTCATAAAAAAAAAAGAGAATACACTGAATATTTATTCGAAACAAGGAATTTATGAAATTCCTACTTATAATGATTCAAATTATACTAATATAGTATGTCAATCATCTTTTTTTGCAAGAATTTATTTATCGTCGAATTATTTTTTAAAAATATTAAATAAAACTTTATTTGCGACTGGAAATGAAGAATTGGAACCTATATTAAATGGAGTATTTTTTCAATTTTTGACTAATGAAGGAATTTTTGTAGCAACGGATACTTATAAATTGGTAAAATATACTATAAAAAATTTTAAAACAAATAAAAGTGTACAATTCATTATATCTAAAAAATGTCTGAATATCATTCAGAATATTTTAAATGATGAAATCAAAAGTAATATAATTATTGAATATCGTAATAAAAATAATATTGTTTTTTATTTTAAAAATCATATTTTTTTATGTCAACCAATAAATGAAAAATATCCAAACTATCATTCTGTTATTCCTCCTCATAATAAATGTCATGCATCTCTTATTTTTAATAAACTTTTATTATTAAATACTATTAAAAGAATATCTATTTTTTCTAGAAAAAAAGAAAATTTTATTGATTTTCATTTTAATCATCAAAAATTAAAAATTTGTAATCAAATTAATATAAATAATTCTGTTTCAGAAATAGAGTGTCAAGTTATTTTTAACAATTTAAAAAATATAAAAATAGGTTTTAATTCTCAATTTTTAATTGAAATTTTATCTTCTTTGAATGAAGATTTTGTTTATTTTGAATTTTATAGTAAAATGGGAGTTATAAAACCTTTATATAAAAAAAAAAAGAAGAATCTATTTTTATATTAG
- the pdxH gene encoding pyridoxamine 5'-phosphate oxidase — MTVNLSNFRKDYTKNSLLESEVPKEPFQLFDNWFQQEKSFYQEKDDEEINAMSISTIGEDGGPETRVVLLKEYSENGFIFYTNYYSLKGRGIQNTPKVCISFYWKNMERQIIIKGVTSKIQKNKSDKYFHNRPRGNQIGSWVSRQSMILSSKEYLLKQYNKWENFFNEQTIKRPFYWGGYIVKPYKMEFWQGQTNRLHDRLVYLLEKEKKWILYRLYP, encoded by the coding sequence ATGACTGTTAATTTGAGCAATTTTAGAAAAGATTATACAAAAAATTCTTTGTTAGAGTCTGAAGTCCCAAAAGAGCCTTTTCAATTATTTGATAATTGGTTTCAACAAGAAAAATCTTTTTATCAAGAAAAAGATGACGAAGAAATTAATGCTATGTCAATTTCTACTATAGGAGAAGATGGGGGACCGGAAACTAGAGTAGTTTTATTGAAAGAATATTCAGAAAACGGATTCATTTTTTATACAAATTATTATAGTTTGAAAGGAAGAGGGATTCAAAACACACCAAAAGTATGTATTTCTTTCTACTGGAAAAATATGGAAAGACAAATTATTATTAAAGGGGTAACATCAAAGATACAAAAAAATAAGTCAGATAAATATTTTCATAATAGACCTAGAGGAAATCAAATTGGAAGTTGGGTTTCTAGACAAAGTATGATTCTTTCATCTAAAGAATATTTATTAAAGCAGTATAATAAATGGGAAAATTTTTTTAATGAACAAACAATAAAACGTCCTTTTTATTGGGGTGGATATATTGTTAAACCATATAAAATGGAATTTTGGCAAGGACAAACCAACAGACTTCATGATAGACTTGTTTATCTTTTAGAAAAAGAAAAAAAATGGATTTTGTATAGATTATATCCATGA
- a CDS encoding HU family DNA-binding protein, with amino-acid sequence MNKTELVNSIAEKTGITKIKAKNVTDAFIETVIESLKKGDKVTLVGFGTFSVIERHPRNGVNPRTGKKIHIPGKKVAKFKIGAELTKL; translated from the coding sequence ATGAACAAAACAGAATTGGTTAATTCAATAGCTGAAAAAACTGGAATAACAAAAATAAAAGCTAAAAATGTTACAGATGCATTTATAGAAACAGTAATTGAATCTTTAAAAAAAGGAGATAAAGTAACTCTTGTAGGATTCGGAACCTTTTCTGTAATAGAAAGACATCCTAGAAATGGAGTCAATCCTAGAACAGGAAAAAAAATACATATTCCAGGTAAGAAAGTGGCTAAATTTAAAATTGGAGCAGAATTAACAAAATTATAA
- the fmt gene encoding methionyl-tRNA formyltransferase — protein sequence MKKFPKIVFIGSNHFSLYTLKELYTKQYNIVGIITSPDNPFFKNKGEKAFTPVKIYALENNIPFLQPKNLRNHFFLENLKLWNADIQIVVAFKILPKEIWNLPKMGSFNLHASLLPQYRGAAPINWVIINGENKTGLTTFFIEEKIDSGRILLQKEIEIKKEETAGELEDKLKKISGDVVIQTLENIIKNKIKPIYQNNIDSSLLKYAPKISTKDCRIQWKNPSIEYIYNKIRGLSPYPTAWTFLFFNKKIFVRFKIFIVKKIQKIHTFSIGLVMITNNMEMIISVKEGFISIIEGQIEGKKRMYIKNLINGLKIRENLFVR from the coding sequence ATGAAAAAGTTTCCCAAAATTGTATTTATAGGTTCAAATCATTTTTCTCTTTATACCTTAAAAGAATTATATACGAAACAATACAACATTGTAGGAATCATTACAAGTCCTGACAATCCATTTTTTAAAAATAAAGGGGAAAAGGCATTTACTCCTGTAAAAATATACGCATTAGAAAATAATATTCCTTTTTTACAACCTAAAAATCTAAGAAATCATTTTTTTCTAGAAAATCTGAAATTATGGAATGCAGATATACAAATTGTTGTTGCCTTTAAAATTTTACCTAAAGAAATATGGAATTTACCTAAAATGGGATCTTTTAATTTGCATGCATCTTTACTTCCACAATATAGAGGAGCAGCCCCTATCAATTGGGTCATTATTAATGGAGAAAATAAAACTGGATTAACAACTTTTTTTATAGAAGAAAAAATAGACTCTGGAAGAATCCTTTTACAAAAAGAAATTGAAATAAAAAAAGAAGAAACGGCAGGAGAACTAGAGGATAAATTAAAAAAAATTAGTGGGGATGTGGTAATTCAAACTCTAGAAAATATTATCAAAAATAAAATTAAACCTATTTATCAAAATAATATTGATTCTTCTTTACTAAAATATGCTCCCAAAATATCTACTAAAGATTGTAGAATACAATGGAAAAATCCGTCCATAGAATATATTTACAATAAAATAAGAGGATTAAGCCCTTATCCTACAGCGTGGACATTTTTATTTTTTAATAAAAAAATATTTGTTAGATTCAAAATATTTATTGTAAAAAAAATACAAAAAATACATACTTTTTCAATTGGGTTAGTCATGATTACGAATAATATGGAGATGATAATCTCCGTTAAAGAAGGTTTTATATCTATTATTGAAGGACAAATAGAAGGAAAAAAAAGAATGTATATTAAAAATTTAATTAATGGATTGAAAATAAGAGAAAATCTTTTCGTACGATGA
- a CDS encoding DUF2795 domain-containing protein, with amino-acid sequence MYWTLELASHLEDAPWPATKEELIDFAIRTGAPLEVVENLQQLENGEGEVFESIEDIWADYPRDDEDFYWNRDEYEL; translated from the coding sequence ATGTATTGGACTTTAGAATTAGCTTCCCATTTAGAAGATGCCCCTTGGCCTGCAACAAAAGAAGAATTGATTGATTTTGCTATTCGTACTGGAGCTCCTTTAGAGGTGGTTGAAAACCTTCAACAATTAGAAAACGGAGAAGGAGAAGTTTTTGAATCTATAGAAGACATATGGGCAGATTATCCACGTGATGACGAGGATTTTTATTGGAATAGAGATGAATATGAACTTTAA
- the secA gene encoding preprotein translocase subunit SecA translates to MSFIRKILNKLLVNKNDRDLKEVQKFLIQIKKEEKKILLLSDDELRNKTQSFKDIIQESTKELHHQEEKLLKEIQEKFCSINILEKMYSSLDRIREECYKVEQKVLMNILPQAFSIIKETAKRLKENKQLVVTSTSFDEELSKIKSYVHLNGNQTIWKNEWNACGTKMVWDMVHYDVQLMGGVVLHQGKIAEMATGEGKTFVATLSAYLNALSGRGVHIVTVNNYLSRRDTSWMAPLMEFHGLKVDCIDNYSSSDVYMRKKAYQADITYGTNNEFGFDYLRDNMASSKEELVQRELNYAIIDEIDSVLIDEARTPLIISGPVDPKKDNKEEFELFRGKVKTLVHKQNVIVNNFLHEAKNLIKNGEKKLGGLKLFQAHRGLPKKKSLIKFLSEDNIRLILQKTESQYLQDYGREMYKVDQDLYFVIDEKNNTVELTDKGIEFLSKNVEDIGFFVLPDVNVELTEIEKKNFSKEKEIKEKKKLLKNYSIKTQRIHTINQLLKAFTLFERDVDYVVLEDKVKIVDEQTGRIMEGRRYSDGLHQAIEAKENVPIESSSQTFATITLQNYFRMYRKISGMTGTAETESGEFWHIYKLDVVVIPTHKKIQRKDLQDLVFKTKREKYNAVIEKIISLSKNEKRPVLVGTTSVEISEFLSRALKFMKIPHNVLNAKLHEKEAEIIAKAGFSGSVTIATNMAGRGTDIKLSKEVIKNGGLSVLGTERHDSRRVDNQLRGRSGRQGDPGSSQFYVSLEDNLIRLFIDSERLSKLMDRFGHKEGDIIQHPLLTKSIEKAQKRIEDNNFSIRKRLLDYDDVINKQREFIYKKRKNALCGNELSLDISNMIYILLDAMITVNKSLNDFQNLEYEFIQIFGIEFPIQEDVFLSYKERDCVNKLHDIIINFYENKKVKMIDQDIKPNISNIVNNHEFYQMRVVLTDGSQNIVFISDLKEFYNTKGKSLLSMFEKKTILCFMDEKWKEHLREMDSLRYSVQNAVFEQKDPLIVYKQNAFNLFQERVYDINKIIISFLLKSSIRIGDILCFSKYKNNFKTSLLMKGKDRKKLGRNNKINIRHLITGETKNIKFKYIESFLEKGEWVIEDDSF, encoded by the coding sequence ATGAGTTTTATAAGAAAAATTTTAAATAAATTATTAGTAAATAAAAACGATAGAGACCTTAAAGAGGTTCAAAAATTTTTGATTCAAATCAAAAAAGAAGAGAAAAAAATCTTGTTATTATCTGATGATGAATTAAGAAATAAAACTCAATCTTTTAAAGACATTATACAAGAATCTACAAAAGAACTTCATCATCAAGAAGAAAAATTACTGAAAGAAATACAAGAAAAATTTTGCTCCATCAATATTTTAGAAAAAATGTATTCAAGTTTGGATAGAATTCGAGAAGAATGTTATAAAGTAGAGCAAAAAGTATTAATGAATATTTTACCTCAGGCTTTTTCTATCATTAAAGAAACAGCGAAACGTTTAAAAGAAAATAAACAACTTGTCGTTACATCTACTTCTTTTGATGAAGAATTATCAAAAATAAAATCTTATGTTCATTTGAATGGAAATCAAACTATTTGGAAAAATGAGTGGAATGCATGTGGAACCAAAATGGTTTGGGATATGGTTCATTATGATGTTCAACTCATGGGAGGTGTTGTGTTACATCAAGGAAAAATAGCTGAAATGGCTACAGGAGAAGGAAAAACATTTGTAGCGACATTATCCGCTTATTTAAATGCTTTATCTGGAAGAGGAGTACATATAGTTACAGTAAACAATTATTTATCTAGAAGAGATACAAGTTGGATGGCTCCTTTAATGGAATTTCATGGATTAAAAGTGGATTGTATTGATAATTATTCATCTTCTGATGTGTATATGCGGAAAAAAGCTTATCAAGCAGATATTACTTATGGAACAAATAATGAATTTGGATTTGATTATTTGCGTGATAATATGGCTTCTTCTAAAGAAGAGTTAGTTCAAAGAGAATTAAATTATGCTATTATAGATGAAATAGATTCTGTATTAATAGATGAAGCACGTACTCCTTTGATTATATCGGGTCCTGTTGATCCAAAAAAAGATAATAAAGAAGAATTTGAATTATTTAGAGGAAAAGTAAAAACTTTAGTTCATAAGCAAAACGTGATAGTTAATAATTTTTTACATGAAGCCAAAAACTTAATTAAGAATGGAGAAAAAAAATTAGGAGGATTGAAATTATTTCAAGCACATCGTGGATTACCCAAAAAAAAATCCCTGATAAAATTTTTAAGCGAAGATAATATTCGTTTGATTTTACAAAAAACTGAAAGTCAGTACTTGCAAGACTATGGAAGAGAAATGTATAAAGTGGATCAAGATCTTTATTTTGTTATCGATGAAAAGAATAATACTGTAGAATTAACAGATAAAGGAATTGAATTTTTGTCAAAAAATGTAGAAGATATAGGTTTTTTTGTTTTACCAGATGTAAATGTAGAACTTACTGAAATAGAGAAAAAAAATTTTTCTAAAGAAAAAGAAATAAAGGAAAAGAAAAAACTTCTTAAAAATTATTCGATAAAAACACAAAGAATTCACACTATTAATCAATTACTAAAAGCTTTTACTTTATTTGAAAGAGATGTGGATTATGTTGTTTTGGAAGATAAAGTGAAAATAGTAGATGAACAAACTGGTCGGATAATGGAAGGAAGACGTTATTCTGATGGTTTGCATCAAGCTATAGAAGCAAAAGAAAATGTTCCAATCGAATCTTCCAGCCAGACTTTTGCTACAATCACTTTACAAAATTATTTTAGAATGTATAGAAAAATATCCGGCATGACAGGAACAGCAGAAACAGAATCTGGAGAATTTTGGCATATTTATAAATTAGATGTGGTAGTAATTCCGACACATAAAAAAATACAAAGAAAAGACTTGCAAGATCTTGTTTTTAAAACTAAACGTGAAAAATATAATGCTGTTATAGAAAAAATTATTTCCTTATCTAAAAATGAAAAACGTCCCGTTCTTGTGGGAACTACTTCCGTTGAAATTTCAGAATTTCTAAGTAGAGCTTTAAAATTCATGAAAATACCACATAATGTATTAAATGCAAAATTACATGAAAAGGAAGCAGAAATTATAGCAAAAGCTGGATTTTCTGGATCTGTTACTATAGCAACTAATATGGCCGGTCGTGGAACTGATATTAAACTTTCAAAAGAAGTTATTAAAAATGGAGGTTTGTCTGTTTTAGGAACAGAAAGACATGATTCTAGAAGAGTAGATAATCAATTAAGAGGAAGATCAGGCCGTCAAGGAGATCCAGGGAGTTCTCAGTTCTATGTGTCTTTAGAAGATAATTTAATTCGTTTATTTATTGATTCAGAAAGACTTTCTAAATTGATGGATAGATTTGGACATAAAGAAGGAGACATAATACAACATCCTTTGTTAACCAAATCTATTGAAAAAGCACAAAAAAGAATAGAGGATAATAATTTCAGTATACGAAAACGTTTGTTAGACTATGATGACGTTATTAATAAACAAAGAGAATTTATTTATAAAAAACGAAAAAATGCATTGTGTGGAAATGAATTAAGTTTAGATATTTCAAATATGATTTATATTTTATTGGATGCAATGATTACTGTAAATAAATCTCTTAATGATTTCCAAAATTTGGAGTATGAATTCATACAGATTTTTGGGATTGAATTTCCTATACAAGAAGATGTCTTTTTATCTTATAAAGAACGTGATTGTGTTAATAAACTTCACGATATAATTATTAATTTTTATGAGAATAAAAAGGTAAAAATGATTGATCAAGATATAAAACCCAATATATCTAATATTGTAAATAATCATGAATTTTATCAAATGCGGGTTGTTTTAACAGATGGATCTCAGAATATCGTTTTTATATCAGATTTAAAAGAATTCTATAATACAAAAGGAAAATCCTTATTATCTATGTTTGAAAAAAAGACTATATTATGTTTTATGGATGAAAAATGGAAAGAGCATTTACGTGAAATGGATAGTTTGCGATATTCTGTACAAAATGCAGTTTTTGAACAAAAAGATCCTCTTATTGTTTATAAACAAAATGCTTTCAATTTATTTCAAGAAAGAGTTTACGATATAAACAAAATAATTATTTCTTTTTTACTTAAATCTTCTATTAGAATAGGAGATATTTTATGTTTTTCAAAATACAAAAATAATTTTAAAACAAGTCTTTTGATGAAAGGAAAAGATAGAAAAAAATTAGGTAGAAATAATAAAATTAATATCCGTCATTTAATTACGGGGGAAACTAAAAATATTAAATTTAAATATATAGAATCCTTTTTAGAAAAAGGAGAATGGGTTATAGAAGATGATTCTTTTTAG
- a CDS encoding vancomycin high temperature exclusion protein, which yields MPYNTFGVVLGTSKYLHGGGVNAYFKYRIDAAYFLFRHKKIRYLIVSGDNRDKNYNEPKMMKKELIKKGIPSHFIYEDFYGISTLHSIVRVYKIFHQKNLQLFLKNFIMRELFL from the coding sequence ATTCCATATAATACATTTGGTGTTGTTTTAGGGACTTCTAAGTATTTACATGGAGGAGGTGTTAATGCTTATTTTAAGTATAGAATAGATGCTGCTTATTTCCTTTTTCGTCATAAAAAAATACGTTATCTCATTGTAAGTGGAGATAATAGAGATAAGAACTATAATGAACCTAAAATGATGAAAAAAGAATTAATTAAAAAAGGGATTCCTTCTCATTTTATATATGAAGATTTTTATGGAATTAGTACTTTGCATTCCATTGTTAGGGTTTATAAAATTTTTCATCAAAAAAATTTACAATTATTTCTCAAAAATTTCATAATGAGAGAGCTATTTTTATAG